One Takifugu rubripes chromosome 19, fTakRub1.2, whole genome shotgun sequence genomic window carries:
- the rae1 gene encoding mRNA export factor isoform X1 encodes MSLFGTNTGFGAGGTGVFGNTTTDSHNPMKDIEVTSPPDDSISCLAFSPPTIPGNFLIGGSWANDVRCWEVQDNGQTVPKAQQMHTGPVLGACWSDDGSKVFTASCDKTAKMWDLNSNQAMQIAQHDGPIKAIHWIKAPNYSCIMTGSWDKTLKFWDTRSPNPMMSLQMPERCYCADVEYPMAVVATADRGLIVYQLENQPSEFRRIDSPLKHQHRCVAIFKDKQNKPTGFALGSIEGRVAIHYINPPNPAKDNFTFKCHRSNGTNTTTPQDIYAVNAISFHPVHGTLATVGSDGRFSFWDKDARTKLKTSEQLDQPITACSFNHNGNIFAYASSYDWSKGHEYYNPQKKNYIFLRNAAEELKPRNKKW; translated from the exons ATGAGTTTATTTGGGACGAACACCGGGTTTGGCGCGGGTGGCACCGGTGTCTTTGGAAACACGACGACAGACAGCCATAATCCCATGAAG GATATTGAGGTGACCTCTCCTCCAGATGACAGCATCAGTTGTTTGGctttcagcccccccaccaTTCCAGGCAACTTCCTCATCGGAGGATCCTGGGCCAATGAC GTCCGATGCTGGGAGGTGCAGGACAACGGTCAGACAGTCCCCAAAGCGCAACAGATGCACACAGGTCCAGTGCTCGGTGCATGCTGGAGTGAC GACGGAAGCAAAGTTTTCACTGCCTCCTGCGACAAAACGGCCAAGATGTGGGATCTTAACAGCAACCAAGCGATGCAGATTGCACAG CACGACGGTCCAATCAAGGCAATTCACTGGATAAAAGCCCCAAACTATAGCTGTATCATGACTGGCAGTTGGGACAAAACACTGAAG TTCTGGGACACTCGCTCTCCTAATCCCATGATGTCTCTCCAGATGCCAGAACGATGCTACTGTGCAGATGTT GAGTACCCCATGGCCGTGGTCGCCACAGCTGATAGGGGCCTTATCGTGTATCAGCTGGAGAACCAACCTTCTGAGTTTCGCCGAATAGATTCTCCTCTCAAACACCAG CACCGCTGTGTTGCCATATTCAAGGACAAGCAGAACAAACCTACAGGTTTTGCACTGGGAAGCATCGAGGGTCGAGTGGCCATTCACTATATCAACCCCCCAAACCC AGCCAAAGACAACTTCACCTTTAAGTGCCACAGATCCAATGGAAccaacaccaccaccccacAGGACATTTATGCT GTGAACGCCATTTCTTTCCACCCTGTGCACGGCACACTGGCCACTGTGGGCTCAGACGGACGCTTCAGCTTCTGGGACAAAGACGCCCGCACAAAGTTAAAGACCTCAGAGCAGCTGGACCAGCCAATCACGGCGTGCTCCTTCAACCACAACGGCAACATTTTTGCATACGCCTCCAGCTACGACTGGTCAAAG GGCCACGAGTATTACAACCCCCAGAAAAAGAACTACATCTTCCTGAGGAACGCCGCTGAAGAGCTGAAGCCACGAAACAAGAAATGGTGA
- the rae1 gene encoding mRNA export factor isoform X2: MSLFGTNTGFGAGGTGVFGNTTTDSHNPMKDIEVTSPPDDSISCLAFSPPTIPGNFLIGGSWANDVRCWEVQDNGQTVPKAQQMHTGPVLGACWSDDGSKVFTASCDKTAKMWDLNSNQAMQIAQHDGPIKAIHWIKAPNYSCIMTGSWDKTLKFWDTRSPNPMMSLQMPERCYCADVEYPMAVVATADRGLIVYQLENQPSEFRRIDSPLKHQHRCVAIFKDKQNKPTGFALGSIEGRVAIHYINPPNPAKDNFTFKCHRSNGTNTTTPQDIYAVNAISFHPVHGTLATVGSDGRFSFWDKDARTKLKTSEQLDQPITACSFNHNGNIFAYASSYDWSKGHEYYNPQKKNYIFLRNAAEELKPRNKK, encoded by the exons ATGAGTTTATTTGGGACGAACACCGGGTTTGGCGCGGGTGGCACCGGTGTCTTTGGAAACACGACGACAGACAGCCATAATCCCATGAAG GATATTGAGGTGACCTCTCCTCCAGATGACAGCATCAGTTGTTTGGctttcagcccccccaccaTTCCAGGCAACTTCCTCATCGGAGGATCCTGGGCCAATGAC GTCCGATGCTGGGAGGTGCAGGACAACGGTCAGACAGTCCCCAAAGCGCAACAGATGCACACAGGTCCAGTGCTCGGTGCATGCTGGAGTGAC GACGGAAGCAAAGTTTTCACTGCCTCCTGCGACAAAACGGCCAAGATGTGGGATCTTAACAGCAACCAAGCGATGCAGATTGCACAG CACGACGGTCCAATCAAGGCAATTCACTGGATAAAAGCCCCAAACTATAGCTGTATCATGACTGGCAGTTGGGACAAAACACTGAAG TTCTGGGACACTCGCTCTCCTAATCCCATGATGTCTCTCCAGATGCCAGAACGATGCTACTGTGCAGATGTT GAGTACCCCATGGCCGTGGTCGCCACAGCTGATAGGGGCCTTATCGTGTATCAGCTGGAGAACCAACCTTCTGAGTTTCGCCGAATAGATTCTCCTCTCAAACACCAG CACCGCTGTGTTGCCATATTCAAGGACAAGCAGAACAAACCTACAGGTTTTGCACTGGGAAGCATCGAGGGTCGAGTGGCCATTCACTATATCAACCCCCCAAACCC AGCCAAAGACAACTTCACCTTTAAGTGCCACAGATCCAATGGAAccaacaccaccaccccacAGGACATTTATGCT GTGAACGCCATTTCTTTCCACCCTGTGCACGGCACACTGGCCACTGTGGGCTCAGACGGACGCTTCAGCTTCTGGGACAAAGACGCCCGCACAAAGTTAAAGACCTCAGAGCAGCTGGACCAGCCAATCACGGCGTGCTCCTTCAACCACAACGGCAACATTTTTGCATACGCCTCCAGCTACGACTGGTCAAAG GGCCACGAGTATTACAACCCCCAGAAAAAGAACTACATCTTCCTGAGGAACGCCGCTGAAGAGCTGAAGCCACGAAACAAGAAATG a
- the LOC101076372 gene encoding RNA-binding protein 38, giving the protein MLLHQYMNGALEVMHPTAIQKDTTFTKIFVGGLPYHTNDASLRKYFEAFGDIDEAVVITDRQTGKSRGYGFVTMTDRGAAERACKDPNPIIDGRKANVNLAYLGAKPRSMQTGISIGVQPIHPALIQRQYGMAQPYIYPQAFVQPSLVIPTQISTSVSTSPYLDYSAAYSQYAQAAYEQQYPYAASPASFLGYSYATTSPSATAGPTAAAAAQAAVHQNLSSAAGPAATFLHYAPQQHIQPERMQ; this is encoded by the exons ATGCTTCTCCATCAGTACATGAACGGAGCCCTGGAAGTCATGCATCCCACAGCCATTCAGAAAGATACTACTTTTACCAAAATTTTCGTCGGCGGGCTGCCCTACCACACGAACGATGCCTCGCTCAGAAAATACTTCGAGGCCTTCGGGGACATCGACGAGGCTGTGGTTATAACAGACAGGCAGACCGGTAAATCCAGAGGATACGGCTTT GTGACAATGACAGACCGAGGAGCAGCGGAGAGGGCCTGCAAGGACCCCAACCCCATAATCGACGGCAGGAAGGCCAACGTCAACCTGGCCTACTTGGGCGCCAAACCCCGCAGCatgcagacag GCATATCCATCGGAGTGCAGCCCATTCACCCGGCGCTCATCCAGAGGCAGTATGG GATGGCCCAGCCGTACATTTACCCACAAGCCTTTGTGCAGCCCAGCCTGGTGATCCCGACCCAGATATCGACGTCCGTCAGCACCAGCCCCTACCTGGACTACAGCGCTGCCTACAGCCAGTACGCCCAGGCAGCCTATGAGCAGCAGTACCCCTACGCCGCCTCCCCAGCCAGCTTTTTGGGATACAGCTACGCCACCACCAGCCCCTCGGCCACGGCCGGTCCCACCGCTGCCGCTGCAGCCCAGGCGGCCGTGCATCAGAACCTCTCGTCTGCCGCCGGCCCCGCCGCCACCTTCCTGCACTACGCCCCACAGCAGCACATCCAACCAGAGCGTATGCAGTAA